A portion of the Punica granatum isolate Tunisia-2019 chromosome 7, ASM765513v2, whole genome shotgun sequence genome contains these proteins:
- the LOC116213540 gene encoding cinnamoyl-CoA reductase 2-like, with amino-acid sequence MVMEKKRVCVTGAGGFVASWIVKLLLSKGYIVHGTVRDPSDEKNAHLNKLERARGNLKLFKANLLDYDSLLSAMVGCAGVVHVACPVPTTTPANPEVEMLEPAVRGTLNILKACSEAKVKRLVYISSTAAVIFDPKWPEDRAKDETCWSDKEFCRATENWYLLGKTEAESIALEYGKQNGLDVVAINPGTVFGPVMQPILNWSTLLLVNFVKGEYIQIEPGDVEIVPNKLWELVDARDVADAVLLAYEKPEAKGRYICVGHNIMIKDLAEKLKILYPDFSYLENFGEDDHEYWVSSEKLQKELGWTYRPLEETLVDSIESYKEAGLL; translated from the exons ATGGTgatggagaagaagagagtgTGTGTAACGGGTGCTGGAGGCTTTGTGGCATCGTGGATTGTCAAGCTTCTCCTCTCTAAGGGCTACATCGTCCATGGAACCGTTCGGGACCCCA GTGACGAGAAGAACGCCCACTTGAACAAGCTCGAGAGAGCACGCGGCAACCTTAAACTCTTCAAGGCCAATTTGTTGGACTATGATTCTCTCCTGTCGGCCATGGTCGGATGTGCCGGAGTCGTCCACGTCGCCTGCCCGGTCCCTACTACCACTCCCGCCAACCCAGAG GTAGAAATGCTTGAGCCAGCCGTGAGGGGGACACTGAATATTCTCAAGGCATGCTCCGAAGCGAAAGTTAAGCGGCTTGTCTACATCTCTTCCACTGCTGCTGTGATATTTGACCCTAAATGGCCCGAGGACCGGGCGAAGGATGAGACTTGCTGGTCTGACAAAGAATTCTGCAGGGCCACTGAG AACTGGTATCTCCTTGGCAAGACTGAAGCAGAAAGCATCGCTCTCGAATACGGGAAACAAAACGGGCTGGATGTTGTTGCAATTAATCCGGGCACAGTATTTGGGCCAGTTATGCAGCCTATATTGAACTGGAGCACCTTGCTTCTTGTCAACTTCGTGAAGGGCGAATATATTCAGATCGAACCAG GTGACGTGGAGATTGTTCCCAACAAGCTCTGGGAATTAGTGGATGCACGAGATGTTGCCGATGCTGTATTATTGGCATATGAGAAACCCGAGGCAAAAGGCCGATACATTTGCGTGGGACACAACATTATGATCAAAGATTTGGCGGAAAAACTGAAGATTCTGTATCCAGATTTCAGTTACTTGGAAAA TTTCGGTGAGGATGATCACGAATACTGGGTGAGCTCAGAGAAGCTGCAGAAGGAGCTGGGCTGGACTTACAGGCCGCTCGAGGAAACACTGGTGGACTCTATCGAGAGCTACAAGGAGGCAGGACTACTTTGA